In Thermotoga sp. Ku-13t, one genomic interval encodes:
- a CDS encoding MATE family efflux transporter, with translation MKYSLLKHSVSKIELKKISGNLLKLALPSMAENSLQMLFGMADTAFLGHLSWQAMSGAGLANQLIFVFQVVIVAASVGVNVIVSNATGVNNRRKASRSLWNGVLLCLLWSAVLAILAPFSRNFLKIFGHVDETVLQHAVTYLKTILLGMSSMSLMAVLGAALRGSGDTKTPMFATGLANLLNIFLDYAMIFGKFGFPRMEVFGAAFATVVSRFVGVLVLFVAVSKNPYLSERIRKAIKPSLEDLRDIVRVGLPAAGENFMFSCGLLVFASILLVSGPMAYAGHRIGINIESLSFMPGWGISVAVTTLAGQYNGRRELEKVSTVARQGFLLAALIQVSAGAFIFLFPEIMIRLFTNQVEIVEIAKIPVRLVGLFQIFLALESSMNGVLRATGNTTFSMIVSAIAMWAVRLPLAYLFSVKLGLGLLGAWMGMMSDMSFRSVMKLLFYMSGAWERTAQKVSSSVRRVEGSDLS, from the coding sequence TTGAAGTACTCGCTTTTGAAACACTCCGTGAGCAAAATTGAGCTCAAGAAGATCTCAGGAAACCTTCTGAAACTGGCGCTGCCATCGATGGCAGAAAATTCTCTGCAGATGCTATTCGGAATGGCCGACACGGCCTTCCTGGGTCATCTCTCCTGGCAGGCCATGAGCGGGGCAGGTCTGGCGAACCAGCTGATCTTCGTCTTTCAAGTCGTTATCGTTGCGGCGTCTGTAGGTGTCAACGTGATCGTTTCGAACGCTACAGGTGTGAACAACAGGCGCAAGGCCAGCCGTTCGTTGTGGAACGGAGTTCTTCTCTGCCTGCTCTGGTCTGCGGTACTTGCAATCCTTGCACCTTTCTCTCGCAACTTTCTGAAGATCTTCGGTCATGTTGACGAAACGGTTCTCCAGCACGCTGTCACGTATCTGAAGACCATTCTACTCGGTATGAGTAGCATGTCGCTCATGGCGGTGCTGGGCGCCGCACTGAGGGGGTCCGGTGACACAAAAACTCCCATGTTTGCAACTGGTCTTGCGAATCTATTGAACATCTTTCTCGATTATGCCATGATCTTTGGAAAGTTCGGTTTTCCGAGGATGGAAGTCTTTGGAGCGGCGTTCGCCACCGTTGTCTCAAGGTTCGTCGGCGTGCTGGTGCTGTTCGTGGCGGTTTCGAAGAATCCGTATCTGAGCGAAAGGATCAGAAAAGCTATAAAGCCGAGTCTTGAGGATCTTCGAGACATCGTTCGTGTGGGATTGCCTGCTGCGGGTGAGAACTTCATGTTCTCTTGTGGTCTGCTGGTCTTCGCAAGCATACTGCTGGTCTCCGGTCCGATGGCCTATGCGGGCCACAGGATTGGAATAAACATCGAATCTCTCTCCTTCATGCCAGGATGGGGTATCTCCGTGGCCGTAACAACGCTTGCCGGTCAGTACAACGGCAGGCGCGAGCTCGAGAAGGTTTCCACGGTGGCCAGACAGGGTTTCTTGCTCGCAGCACTCATACAGGTTTCTGCCGGGGCGTTCATATTCCTGTTTCCAGAGATCATGATAAGACTTTTCACGAACCAGGTTGAAATCGTCGAGATCGCGAAGATTCCCGTCCGGCTAGTGGGACTGTTTCAGATCTTTCTCGCACTCGAATCGAGCATGAACGGTGTGCTCAGAGCCACGGGGAACACAACCTTCAGCATGATCGTTTCTGCGATTGCGATGTGGGCAGTGAGATTACCCTTGGCTTACCTTTTCTCCGTGAAGTTAGGGCTGGGTCTGCTCGGAGCCTGGATGGGTATGATGAGTGATATGAGCTTTCGGAGTGTTATGAAACTGCTCTTTTACATGTCCGGTGCCTGGGAGAGGACCGCGCAGAAAGTGTCCTCCAGTGTCAGGCGCGTGGAAGGGTCCGATCTTTCCTGA
- a CDS encoding methyltransferase domain-containing protein — translation MKLNCEIDGQRVLIINSGAEDVFTKFLLDRAVFVTTDEEFLKLADPRSIRLVMSPTKLSFAPETFDTVILFFTFFYLPKHEAIIENVNRVLKKWGKLYIWDVAIPKKMAHKSFFVVPLLIDTGHELIRTVHVTKWRREQPSGLVKKIARERGFKVMKEETYDQTFYLELVKIAPLRPQTS, via the coding sequence TTGAAGTTGAACTGTGAAATAGACGGTCAGCGTGTGCTGATCATCAACAGCGGGGCGGAGGACGTGTTCACGAAGTTTCTCTTAGACCGCGCCGTCTTCGTGACGACCGACGAAGAATTCTTGAAACTTGCTGACCCGAGGTCGATCAGGCTGGTGATGAGCCCAACGAAGCTTTCCTTTGCCCCGGAAACCTTCGACACCGTGATTCTCTTTTTCACGTTCTTTTATCTGCCAAAACACGAAGCGATCATCGAGAACGTGAACCGCGTTTTGAAAAAGTGGGGGAAACTCTACATATGGGATGTGGCGATACCAAAAAAGATGGCGCACAAGAGTTTCTTCGTAGTCCCGCTGCTGATAGACACCGGTCACGAACTGATCAGAACGGTTCACGTGACCAAATGGCGAAGGGAACAGCCAAGCGGATTGGTCAAAAAGATCGCCAGAGAGAGAGGCTTCAAGGTGATGAAAGAAGAAACCTACGACCAAACCTTCTACCTCGAACTCGTGAAGATCGCCCCGCTGAGACCACAAACCTCCTGA
- the fliI gene encoding flagellar protein export ATPase FliI translates to MNDLEFPKYNGKITRIVGLTVESIGPDASLGEVCEVNLDSKRALCEVVGFKDGRVLLMPLEDISGAKHGTLVFGTGRQLDVAVGEDMLGRVLDGLGRPIDGKLLLTSKRYPLVRTAPHPLKRMRITEPIPVGVRAIDGFITIGKGQRIGIFAGSGVGKSTLLGMIARNTVADVNVIALIGERGREVREFIEKDLRDGLKRSVVVVSTSDQPALMRVKALYTATSIAEFFRDLGYNVLLMVDSLTRWAMAQREIGLAIGEPPTTRGYTPSVFAGLPSILERAGNSDKGSITGIYTVLVEADDFNEPISDTVRSIVDGHIVLSRRLAELNHYPAIDVLASISRLMIDIVSEEHLNASRTLRSLMAAYQEAKDLIDVGAYRPGSNELIDKAIKMKGQIDAFLRQDIDEKPTFEETIERLIKLASM, encoded by the coding sequence CTGAACGATCTTGAATTCCCGAAGTACAACGGCAAGATCACCAGGATCGTGGGGTTGACGGTCGAATCCATCGGACCGGACGCGTCCCTTGGAGAAGTTTGCGAGGTGAACCTCGATTCGAAAAGGGCTCTCTGTGAAGTCGTCGGGTTCAAAGACGGCCGTGTGCTTTTGATGCCGCTCGAGGACATCTCTGGTGCAAAGCACGGCACGCTGGTCTTCGGAACAGGAAGACAGCTCGATGTTGCCGTAGGGGAGGACATGCTCGGTAGGGTCCTGGACGGTCTCGGCCGTCCGATCGATGGTAAACTCTTGCTTACCTCGAAAAGGTATCCTCTCGTCAGAACGGCCCCACATCCACTCAAAAGAATGCGCATCACAGAGCCCATTCCCGTCGGGGTTCGGGCGATCGACGGTTTCATAACGATCGGGAAGGGCCAGAGGATAGGCATCTTCGCCGGTAGCGGTGTTGGAAAAAGCACGCTGCTTGGTATGATCGCGAGAAACACGGTTGCCGATGTCAACGTCATAGCCCTGATAGGTGAGCGTGGAAGAGAAGTGAGGGAATTCATAGAAAAGGACCTCAGGGACGGGCTCAAACGTTCCGTTGTCGTGGTTTCAACCTCAGATCAACCGGCGTTGATGAGGGTCAAGGCGCTCTACACAGCGACCAGCATCGCAGAATTCTTCAGGGACTTAGGCTACAACGTTCTTCTCATGGTCGATTCACTCACCCGCTGGGCGATGGCACAACGAGAGATCGGCCTGGCCATTGGAGAGCCTCCCACCACCAGAGGCTACACACCGAGTGTGTTCGCAGGACTTCCCAGCATTCTGGAAAGGGCGGGGAATTCGGACAAGGGAAGCATCACCGGCATATACACCGTCTTGGTGGAAGCTGACGATTTCAACGAGCCCATCTCCGACACGGTGAGGAGCATCGTGGATGGTCACATCGTGCTGTCCAGGAGGCTCGCCGAGCTGAACCATTATCCGGCGATCGACGTGCTGGCGAGCATAAGCAGGCTCATGATAGACATCGTGAGTGAAGAGCATCTGAACGCCAGCAGGACGTTGAGAAGTTTGATGGCTGCCTATCAGGAAGCCAAAGATCTGATCGACGTCGGTGCGTACAGGCCCGGCTCGAACGAGCTGATAGACAAGGCCATAAAGATGAAGGGCCAGATCGACGCGTTTCTCAGGCAGGACATCGACGAGAAACCAACTTTCGAGGAAACGATCGAAAGGCTCATAAAGCTCGCTTCGATGTGA
- a CDS encoding FliH/SctL family protein, whose protein sequence is MIIKKKQLLIDAPCIVGKKEKQKSDDPRFDPSVAKKIVGEAEARASEILRQAQAEASKILNEAKEKQQKMLQEIELERQQFKKRVSENSQRLAVLVSNFQKQFEQKKDEIFEEMLGVLRVLIEKIAFRVIDETDFREKMRKVFAKLSEVKNARVMLSEQDMKDFPEIVEQCKALGFDVVKSSSLKPGEVLVETDIGVLDGTARTATSLIEKLIEEVFGPGGTEGVSQTVQGETERS, encoded by the coding sequence ATGATCATCAAGAAAAAGCAGCTCCTCATAGATGCACCCTGCATCGTGGGGAAGAAGGAAAAGCAGAAGAGTGACGATCCACGTTTCGATCCCAGCGTCGCAAAGAAGATCGTTGGAGAGGCTGAAGCGAGGGCCAGCGAAATCTTGCGACAGGCGCAGGCAGAAGCTTCAAAGATTTTGAACGAGGCGAAAGAGAAACAGCAAAAAATGCTTCAGGAGATCGAGCTCGAAAGACAGCAATTCAAAAAGCGCGTTTCGGAGAACTCACAGCGCCTCGCAGTTCTTGTGTCGAACTTCCAAAAGCAGTTCGAACAGAAAAAAGATGAGATCTTCGAAGAGATGCTGGGTGTACTGAGAGTTCTCATAGAGAAGATCGCCTTCAGGGTGATCGATGAGACGGATTTTCGCGAGAAGATGAGAAAGGTCTTTGCGAAACTGTCTGAGGTCAAAAACGCGAGGGTGATGCTCAGCGAGCAGGATATGAAGGACTTCCCAGAGATCGTCGAACAGTGCAAGGCTCTGGGTTTCGACGTGGTGAAATCTTCTTCTCTGAAACCGGGAGAGGTGCTCGTCGAGACCGACATAGGTGTGCTCGACGGAACCGCGAGGACTGCCACCAGCCTGATCGAGAAGCTGATAGAGGAGGTCTTCGGCCCTGGCGGAACCGAAGGAGTTTCTCAAACGGTTCAGGGAGAAACTGAACGATCTTGA
- the fliG gene encoding flagellar motor switch protein FliG has translation MPEKKQLTGKRKAAILLVMLGPEKAASVLKHLDESDVEQLTIEIANLGKITDEEKKQVLSEFQDLARAREMISQGGIEYAKEVLQKAFGPEKAMRIIERLVSNLQVKPFDFLRQADPLQLVNFLQNEHPQTIAVILSYLEPQLAGRILSALPEDLQVEVVKRIALLERTSPDVIRDIEKNLERKLSGFVMQTFSQVGGVDTAAEIMNSLDRSSERKIMEKLSYDSPELAEEIRRRMFVFEDIVKLDDRSVQIVLREIETRDLALALKGASEEVKQKIFKNISKRAAQLLQDELEYMGPVRLKDVEEAQQKIINVIRRLEEAGEIIIARGGGEELIV, from the coding sequence ATGCCCGAGAAGAAACAGCTCACGGGTAAGAGGAAGGCCGCGATCCTCCTGGTCATGCTCGGGCCAGAAAAGGCAGCCTCGGTGCTCAAGCACCTGGACGAATCCGATGTGGAGCAGTTGACCATAGAAATAGCGAACCTCGGTAAGATCACGGACGAAGAGAAAAAGCAAGTACTGAGTGAATTTCAGGACCTCGCACGTGCGAGGGAGATGATCTCCCAGGGTGGCATAGAGTACGCAAAAGAGGTGCTCCAAAAAGCGTTCGGACCGGAGAAGGCTATGAGGATCATCGAGCGGCTCGTCTCGAACCTTCAGGTGAAGCCGTTTGACTTCCTGAGACAGGCGGATCCGTTACAGCTTGTGAACTTTTTGCAGAACGAGCATCCGCAAACCATCGCGGTGATACTGAGCTATCTGGAGCCACAGCTTGCAGGAAGGATCCTCTCGGCTCTCCCGGAAGATCTGCAGGTCGAAGTGGTGAAGAGGATCGCCCTGCTGGAACGCACTTCCCCTGATGTGATCAGGGACATCGAAAAGAACCTTGAACGCAAACTGTCTGGATTCGTCATGCAGACGTTCAGCCAGGTGGGTGGTGTGGACACGGCGGCGGAGATCATGAACAGCTTAGACAGATCTTCCGAGCGAAAGATCATGGAAAAGCTTTCCTACGATTCACCCGAGCTCGCTGAAGAAATCCGCAGGAGGATGTTTGTGTTCGAAGACATCGTCAAGCTGGACGACAGATCGGTCCAGATCGTACTCAGAGAAATCGAAACGCGCGATCTGGCTCTCGCGCTCAAGGGTGCTTCCGAAGAAGTGAAGCAGAAGATTTTCAAGAACATCTCCAAGCGCGCCGCACAGTTGCTCCAGGACGAGCTCGAATACATGGGCCCTGTGAGGTTGAAAGACGTTGAGGAAGCACAGCAGAAGATCATAAACGTCATCAGAAGGCTCGAAGAGGCCGGCGAGATCATCATCGCACGCGGTGGAGGCGAGGAATTGATCGTATGA
- the fliF gene encoding flagellar basal-body MS-ring/collar protein FliF, with product MSLLEFFKRVREFINRLLEKWKALPTASKVLFGGIIVSILVVIVIMTVLLAAPGYVPLVSGLSEEQAGYIVQQLDAMGIKYRVEPGRILVSKKYNVYELRMRLASAGILGPATRGFEILDQQSLGATSFDRQVRYQIALQGELERSIMTISGVKSARVHLTLPKYTYYVRGEMTEPRASVLVVLEPGKDLTQQQIKGIMQLVAGAVEGLKLENVRVIDQYSRVLSDRVTTSAEMLVAADRAELKMNLESYYARKVKQTLEAVFGVGRVEVIPNVKLDWEKIERQVTRYEPIGRQGGLIRSQEQETEKSVNMPPAGGPVGTESNIPPTYPSLTQQGTSTYERSRTITNYELSSIVENLVQNREGEIRSISLSVIIDASSTIFNGFNEAEMNRWAKIVSDLIEKGIGASATDQSLSVSVAFLPFDRSVEEELRKSQLEMERRRRYTTMMVGLVLLAGLSFMLVYLIILQVRRIKARKVLEARKVRMEEELKRMFEEEKVKEVAVSPEEKAMLELRENLEKVFKQDPAEVASIIKLWLAERGT from the coding sequence GTGAGCCTTCTGGAATTTTTCAAGAGGGTCAGGGAGTTCATCAATAGGCTCCTCGAAAAGTGGAAGGCCCTGCCGACGGCGAGCAAGGTTCTGTTCGGAGGCATCATCGTTTCTATCCTCGTCGTCATCGTGATCATGACAGTTCTTCTCGCCGCTCCTGGTTATGTACCACTGGTGAGTGGCCTGTCCGAAGAACAGGCAGGTTACATAGTCCAGCAGCTTGACGCCATGGGCATCAAGTACAGGGTCGAGCCTGGCAGGATTTTGGTTTCCAAGAAGTACAACGTGTATGAACTTCGCATGAGACTCGCCTCAGCGGGCATCCTGGGACCGGCGACGAGAGGTTTTGAGATTCTGGACCAGCAGAGCCTCGGTGCGACCAGCTTCGACAGACAGGTTCGTTACCAGATAGCCCTGCAGGGAGAACTGGAAAGGAGCATCATGACGATCTCCGGGGTGAAGAGCGCACGTGTCCATTTGACGCTTCCGAAGTACACCTACTACGTGCGCGGGGAGATGACAGAACCAAGGGCGTCGGTGCTCGTGGTTCTGGAACCGGGGAAGGACCTGACCCAGCAGCAGATCAAGGGAATCATGCAGCTGGTCGCGGGCGCGGTCGAAGGGCTCAAGCTCGAAAATGTGCGCGTGATCGATCAGTACTCCCGCGTGCTGAGCGATAGAGTTACGACCTCGGCGGAGATGCTCGTCGCCGCAGACAGGGCTGAATTGAAAATGAACCTTGAAAGCTATTACGCGAGAAAAGTCAAGCAGACGCTGGAAGCCGTGTTCGGGGTTGGCAGAGTCGAAGTGATTCCGAACGTAAAACTGGACTGGGAGAAGATCGAGCGACAGGTCACAAGGTACGAGCCGATTGGCAGACAGGGTGGTTTGATCAGGAGTCAGGAGCAGGAGACTGAAAAGAGCGTGAACATGCCACCGGCGGGTGGCCCGGTGGGTACAGAATCGAACATTCCTCCCACCTACCCAAGCCTCACCCAGCAGGGAACGTCCACGTACGAGAGGAGCAGGACGATCACGAATTACGAGTTGAGCTCGATAGTCGAAAACCTTGTGCAGAACAGGGAAGGCGAGATACGCTCCATATCCCTTTCGGTGATCATCGATGCTTCATCGACGATTTTCAACGGTTTCAACGAGGCTGAAATGAACAGGTGGGCCAAGATCGTTTCGGACCTGATCGAGAAAGGTATAGGTGCCAGCGCTACGGACCAGAGTTTATCGGTGTCCGTGGCGTTCCTTCCGTTCGACAGGAGCGTGGAAGAGGAGCTCAGGAAGAGCCAGCTGGAAATGGAGCGACGCAGAAGGTACACGACGATGATGGTGGGTCTCGTCCTGCTCGCGGGTTTGTCGTTTATGCTGGTGTATTTGATCATCCTGCAGGTCAGGCGTATCAAGGCGAGGAAGGTTCTTGAGGCGAGAAAGGTGAGAATGGAAGAAGAGCTGAAACGGATGTTCGAAGAAGAGAAGGTGAAAGAAGTGGCAGTTTCTCCAGAGGAGAAAGCCATGCTGGAACTGCGTGAGAATCTGGAAAAGGTGTTCAAACAGGATCCTGCAGAGGTCGCAAGCATCATAAAGCTCTGGCTGGCTGAGAGAGGGACCTGA
- a CDS encoding DUF177 domain-containing protein: protein MSALDWTISVEDVLLKRRLILNGIFEAEYIDAPNARCRIVEPIQVKIVVVAARDGIAVGGYVRTVIEHPCDRCLKPVLLPINGTIEALYKPISEMPTSEEEELNSLRNVLYYDSDQIDLTDRIVEAIVVDIPMKVLCSENCKGLCPYCGVDLNEEENHRCVEKDFDPRWKKLFLVKQNLTKEG from the coding sequence GTGAGTGCGTTGGACTGGACGATAAGCGTTGAAGACGTTCTGCTCAAAAGAAGGCTGATCCTGAACGGCATCTTCGAAGCAGAGTACATAGACGCACCGAACGCGCGCTGCAGAATCGTCGAACCGATTCAGGTGAAGATCGTCGTGGTCGCCGCCCGTGACGGTATAGCGGTCGGTGGCTATGTGAGGACGGTCATTGAGCATCCGTGCGACAGGTGTTTGAAACCCGTGCTTCTTCCGATCAACGGCACCATTGAAGCGCTGTACAAGCCAATCTCGGAGATGCCAACGAGCGAAGAAGAGGAGTTGAACTCGCTCAGGAACGTGCTATACTACGATTCGGACCAGATAGATCTGACGGACAGAATCGTCGAAGCGATCGTGGTCGATATACCGATGAAGGTGCTCTGCAGCGAGAACTGTAAAGGACTCTGTCCTTATTGCGGTGTCGATCTGAACGAAGAGGAAAACCACAGATGTGTTGAGAAGGATTTCGATCCGAGATGGAAAAAACTCTTCCTCGTGAAGCAGAACCTGACGAAGGAGGGCTGA
- the rpmF gene encoding 50S ribosomal protein L32 — translation MANPKQKRSRSRTHMKRAKIYRAIRVPMAVCPNCGQPKLPHRVCLHCGYYNGRQILEIAE, via the coding sequence GTGGCGAACCCAAAACAGAAGAGATCGAGATCGAGGACTCACATGAAGAGAGCAAAGATCTACAGAGCAATACGCGTTCCGATGGCCGTATGCCCGAACTGTGGACAGCCCAAGTTGCCCCACAGGGTTTGCCTGCACTGTGGTTACTACAACGGCAGACAGATCCTCGAGATAGCGGAGTGA
- the plsX gene encoding phosphate acyltransferase PlsX has protein sequence MPRIGLDVMGGDRAPVEIVEGARLFLADKKCELVLIGTKEALSGIDEVEKVEVSDFLPMGVKPTEVVRRKSSSMYVGLQLLKEKRIDAFVSAGNTGALLAGATLIVGRLEAVDRPALAIPVPSLNGFTVLIDAGANVRVRPEHILDFAIMGVAYARVLGKENPKVGLLNVGEEETKGDETTKEAFQLLKDHLPENFSGNVEGHDINTGKVDVVVCDGFSGNVAMKTMEGTAKLIVTTLKNEIKKAGLFEKLGALMLSKTLRKMMERLDPRTYGGGFILGVKGLVVKAHGSSDRKAIRNALEVALKGVQMDLVEKIAGGVARVRNSRAGG, from the coding sequence ATGCCGAGGATAGGTCTTGACGTCATGGGAGGCGACAGGGCGCCCGTCGAAATCGTTGAGGGCGCCAGGTTGTTCCTTGCAGACAAAAAATGCGAGCTCGTCCTGATCGGAACGAAGGAAGCGTTGAGTGGCATAGATGAAGTAGAAAAGGTTGAAGTGAGCGATTTTCTTCCCATGGGCGTCAAGCCGACCGAAGTTGTCCGCCGGAAAAGTTCTTCCATGTACGTGGGGCTCCAGCTTTTGAAGGAAAAGAGGATCGATGCCTTCGTCAGCGCCGGAAACACCGGCGCTTTGCTTGCTGGTGCGACACTCATAGTTGGTAGGCTCGAGGCCGTCGACAGGCCCGCACTCGCGATTCCCGTTCCCTCACTCAACGGTTTCACCGTCCTCATAGACGCAGGCGCGAACGTCAGAGTGAGGCCTGAGCACATCCTGGATTTTGCGATCATGGGCGTCGCGTACGCGAGGGTGCTGGGAAAGGAGAATCCGAAGGTCGGGCTGCTCAACGTCGGTGAGGAAGAAACTAAGGGTGATGAAACAACGAAAGAAGCGTTCCAGCTTTTAAAGGATCACCTTCCTGAGAATTTCTCTGGTAACGTTGAGGGGCACGACATAAACACTGGAAAAGTTGACGTGGTCGTGTGCGACGGCTTTTCCGGAAACGTGGCCATGAAAACGATGGAAGGCACCGCGAAATTGATCGTCACGACGCTGAAGAACGAGATAAAAAAAGCAGGTCTGTTTGAAAAACTCGGTGCACTGATGCTCTCAAAGACTCTGCGAAAGATGATGGAAAGACTCGATCCGAGAACTTACGGTGGGGGGTTCATTCTCGGTGTGAAAGGTCTGGTAGTGAAAGCGCACGGTTCTTCGGACAGAAAAGCGATAAGAAACGCTCTGGAGGTCGCG